The Candidatus Thiothrix anitrata genome includes the window CGCTTGTTCCAGCGGGTTGGTAACGATTTTCACGCCTTGCGGGGTTAGCAAGGTGGCTGAGGCTTTGTCGATAGACTGAATGCTATCCAACTTCCAATCTTTGACTTCCAACAGCAATAAGCCCCGCCAAGGATGCACAATAATGAAATCGGCGTAACGCTGGCGAAAACCTTCACCCACACGCGGCTCATACCAACACAGGTAATCATCTTCCAATAACTGTTCCAAACGCCGCGCAAAACGCTTTTCGCCGGAAGTCATGCGGTTGAGGCAACTTTGTAAAGAGGGGATTAACTTAGCCATTACTCAATTTTTTATCATTTTTAGTTGATTAAGCCGCTCATTCTTCCTCGGCAACAGTCGATCACAAACGGTCGAACGCCTCCGGTTCAACATCCGGTACGGCACGCATGACCTTGAGAAAATCTGCGCGTGATGCTTGAGACGCTTCTTGTGCCAGATAATTTTTGGTCAGCAAGGCAGACATTTTTTCAGCCGCCGCTGTTACCAAAAATTGATTGATTGAGACACCATCTGCCTTTGCCAGCTCTTTGATCTTCTCATGCAATGATTGGGGTAAACGCAATGTCAGTTTATTCGTACTTCGTGTTTTCATGGTGTCATATGTACAACCATTTGTAGTGGTCTGGCAAGTCTCTTGCGGTGTTAATTGCTTAAACTAAACCTCTGTCGTCATAGCGGCGAATCTTTCCACCGTCACCACTTTCGGCACGAGCCGCCCGCTTTTCCCCGGTAACATCAGCACGATAGCGCGGTTGTGTGCATCGCCGTAGCTGACGTGCAGCGGTTTGTCGTTGCCGTAGAAATACAGGCAGTAGGAAAGCATAACTCAGGGAAAATCTTACATCGTAAACTGCTGAGCTGTATCACCCGCCTCTAAAAATTGCATAACCCGCGCACATTCGCCCTGCACGGTGTCTGCCAGATAAGTCCAAAAGGCGGTATTTTCTACTGTGCGCACCACTACAGCAGTGGGGAGAAAGCGGCGCATTTCCTGCACAAAATAGCGATGAATATCTGGGTCATCACGCAACTGCTGGGAACGTTGTGCCATCAATTGCGTAAACTGTTGGGTCGCATAGCGATGATCAATCACCTTCTTTGCTACCAAGTCTAATGGAGCATTAATATTTTGTTGTCGCAACCAAGTGATGTCCCACAAGTCACGGTTTTTGATGTGATTAGGGCGTAACGCAAAAGCCACTAATTTGTCAGCAAGAATTTCTTCACGGCTTTCGGCTTGCAGGATCAGACCGGATGTTCCCATCTCCACCCCGTAATGGTTGCGTAATACCTGCGGGCGTTTGTCGTAACTGGGGATAGCGCAAATGTCGATGTTAATGCGCTGGGCAGGCAAATGCCGTTGTTTCGGCTGGGTAATCACCCGTAATTTCCACGTATCCACATTACCCGATTCGCGGCTTGGCTCGCTGACTTCAACCGCAAGACCGTATTTTACCCGTAAACGTTCAACCAATACCGCGCCCAAGTGACTCAGGGTTTCACGCCGAAAGTCAGCACCGCCGGTAAAATCCAAATCTTCGCTTAAACGGTTAGAACCGTAACACGCCCGCAAGCAAGTGCCACCGATGAAAGTCAATTGACTCAACAACCCCGCTTCCGCCATCTCCCGCAGGATGTCATGGTGCAGCAACTCTTTTTCCACCACGATGCGTAACGGGGCTAGATCACCTTGCTCTTGCATGGCTTGGGAAACAAGCTGGTCAAACAAGTTCATGGGCAACCTCCCAGTCAATTAAATCCGTATCGCGACAGGTGCGTTTCATATCGCGTAACGCCAATCCCACATTTGCCCGCCACAAATGGCAACGGGTGTCGTAAACCAGTTGGTTTGCCAAATCTGCCGCCTGCTT containing:
- a CDS encoding YlcI/YnfO family protein — translated: MKTRSTNKLTLRLPQSLHEKIKELAKADGVSINQFLVTAAAEKMSALLTKNYLAQEASQASRADFLKVMRAVPDVEPEAFDRL
- a CDS encoding nucleotidyl transferase AbiEii/AbiGii toxin family protein, with the protein product MNLFDQLVSQAMQEQGDLAPLRIVVEKELLHHDILREMAEAGLLSQLTFIGGTCLRACYGSNRLSEDLDFTGGADFRRETLSHLGAVLVERLRVKYGLAVEVSEPSRESGNVDTWKLRVITQPKQRHLPAQRINIDICAIPSYDKRPQVLRNHYGVEMGTSGLILQAESREEILADKLVAFALRPNHIKNRDLWDITWLRQQNINAPLDLVAKKVIDHRYATQQFTQLMAQRSQQLRDDPDIHRYFVQEMRRFLPTAVVVRTVENTAFWTYLADTVQGECARVMQFLEAGDTAQQFTM